The sequence CCGTCGGCGTGTTCAGGAACTTCAGCATGAAATAGACCGCCACGCCGGTCACGCTGACGTACAGCCAGATGGGCAGCGTGAACTTCGAGGTCCGCCGATGCAATTGTAGCCGCCCCGCGAGTGAACTGTAAAAGCTGAGCAGAATCAGCGGAACCGAGATTCCCGACAGCACGATGTGACTGATCAGCACGAAGAAGTAGATCGGCCGGACCCACCCCTGTGTGAGGAAGCGTGTCTCACCATGAAATGCGTGGTAGACGACATAGCAGACGAAGAACAACGCCGAACTCGCCAGCGCCCCGAGCATCATCGCGGTGTGCCGTTGATATTGCCGTTTGCGGATCGCGACGTAGCCCAACACGATGAACGTGGCGCTGATCGAGTTGAAGATCGCGTTCACCCCAGCCAGCGACGCCACGAAATCCGGCACCGCACCCCCCGCGCGGCGGTAGTAGATCAGCCACACCAGGAACCCAAACACCGCCGCGCTCAGGACGACGATCGCGACGATCGCCTTCCCAAGCCCAACCGACTTAAACGCCGTGATCTCCAGCGGCGAACCTGACAGGGGAGCGTTGGACATAATCTGTTCGTTTCTTCAGCCTGCAATCGACCCGAACCGCAAATTTACCGCAATCGTCGGGCGGCTCACAGTCGCAGGGTGGCCATTCCGGTCCGTTTCACGATTTTCAACGACCATGACAGCCACCGAGCTATGACCGAGCTATGAAAGAACGATTCGAGTCCCCGCATGGACAATCCACCGGCCGTGACGTAAATTCTGCGGAAGAATGTATCGCGACGTGCCCGTAGCTCAATTGGATAGAGCGTTGGCCTCCGAAGCCGAAGGTTACAGGTTCGACCCCTGTCGGGCACATTTGAATTGACAAGGACTTATGAGCGGCCGGACCTCGCCGCGAAACGCCGTTCGACCGCTTGTATCCGCTTTGTATCCGCAACACCGCCTATAATGGTGGGATGCAGGATCTGCGAGACCCACTACCGCGCAAGTACGACGTCGACCCAGAGGCACTCGCGCAATTCATCGCCGATGCCGGCGAGCGTCGCACGAAACCTATAAAGTTATCCTTTCGGGGCCGCCAAGGATTCTCGAAAGACGTCGGTCGTTATCGCAAACCGGACGACAACAAGGTCGTTGGAAAGCGCTTCTGGCTCGGCCACGATCAGGCGCGCTCCACCTGGCTTGCGTCGATCATTTCGGAGTACCATCAGCAATTCGTTCAAGGCGATGGGGATGGCCTGTGGACCTCCGCTCACCTCAAGGCGATCGAGTTCATCGTTGATGCCCGTGATCACATCACGAGACGCAAGGCCGAGCGCCTCCGTGGCGAACTAGCTGGATTCAACCAACGCCCGCCCGTTGCCGACATACAGCCGTTGACGTTCTCGTTGTCCCCTGCAGTCGTCATTCCGATGCGGCCGGCGGCGCCTGCAAAGAGCACGCAGGGCGACAGTCTGTACGGCGCCATCGACGCATACCTCGCCACTTTGAACGGGAAGCGCGTGTCAGACGCCCATAAATGGCGCGCCAAGCAGGTGCTCGACCGGACCTTGAAGGGGATCCGTTCCGACTGCCCTCTTGCCGAGATCAATTACCTGTGGCTCGATCGGCTCGCTGATCACTTCAAGGCCCGGCCCAAGACGCGGCGGGGCGGTCCCATGCGGCCGGAGACCGTCGTGACCACGTTGAGGTACATTCGCACGTTCTTCGCTTGGTGTGACGATGTCGCCTTCGGCGGGTGGGAGGGGCCGCGCAAACTCGTTCGGCCGTTCCGCGTACGTGCGAACGACCTCATGTCGCCTGTGGAACTACGCGCGGCGGCCACGATCGAGCAGTTTGATGTTGGGATATTGGCGAAGCTTTATCAGAGCGGCAGTGAGTTCCAGCAGATGCTGATCCTCGCCGGCCTCTTTATCGGCGCAACCCAGAAGGAACTGGCGGTCCTGGAGAAGCAGGAGTTTGATCTCGCGAACGGGATCCTCGCCCACTACCGCAACAAGACCCAGGTCCTCGGTACGTTCTGGCTGCCCCCAGAGTTGGTGACGCGCCTTCGCGCAGAGTTCGCTAAGCATCCGAACGCGCCGCTCGCGATGTACACCGAAGACGGTAACCCGCTCGTATGGTTCAAGAATGAACGAATCGCCTGCGACTCGGTGCGCTTGATGTGGGACCGGTTACGGATAAAGGCTGGGACGCCGAACGCGCCGAGCTTCAAGTTTCTGCGAAAGTTCGCGGGCGATTTTGCGATGCGCTACGGCGGGCAGGAAATGGGGCAGGTGGCATTATCTCACGCGCGTCAGACCGTGCTCGCCAAGAACTATTCGTCGGCGCGCGACTTCGATGCGTTCATGGCGGTTCAACAACAGATGTACGCGGAACTGAAGGCTTCCGGAATGTTCGATTCGGTCGTCAGGCGCAAATACACGCGGCACCCTCGTGCGGATCGGGACGCCTGCAGTAACCGGTTGCGTTCACGAGATGCCCGGATCGGCGAACGCCCGGAACGCGAGCCAAGGAGCCGCAAGCAGGCGTGACGCACGGTCGGCTACTGCTTTGTTCGCCTACGGCTCGGAAACCGGCGCGACCTCGTAATGTTTCGACGCTAGGGAACAGTCGCGCCTGCGGCTAGTGGGGGCGCATTGACCGACGTACAGACTGCTTCAATGACGCCCTTTGACGAGGTCACCGATCGTCACCAGCGGATCGGCTGAGCACGCGCGGCACCACGCAATCAACTCCGTGATGTCGACCCGCCGGTTTGCAGTTTCGCAGTTGTACACCCAGCTTTGCGGTCGCCTCATCTTCGCCCCCAAGTCGCGTTGAGAGAGGCCCGCGTCCTCACGCAGCCGACGCAGCAACGGCGGCACCGCGCGGTAGGCTGGCGAATGCTGAGCTTTAGCCATTGCGGCCAAATGATGGAGCGAAACCGCCTCCGACACGGAAAGCGTGTCACCCCCTCTCCGTCCGATAACGGCCGGACAGCCCAAACTCGCGGGTACGAAAATGGCCCATGTATCCTTTCCAACGGTAAACACCTGTAACCCGACTCTTCTCGTTCGCAAGACGTTGCATTCCCTCCCCTATTGTTCTGCCACATCGCACAGAGACCCTCGTGGTTGCGTTTTCTCTAATTGAACCCTAGATGGTCCGGACGTTCCTTCCTCCGCGGTGACGAAGGCTTCGACTACCTCGCAGCCTTCGTCACCGCGGAGGATGAAATGTCCGTAATCGAAGAGCGGCACGGGTTCGTATCGGGGACAGCATATGGTCCCTTGGCGTACGTAGCTTGAGAATTTGGTGCCGGCGCGCATCCACCCCCTTCCCTACGGATTGTCCAGCTCAATATCGGCGACATCACGCGCCTGGGTTCTTGGACCTGCGGTTACGAATCGCTTTCAATCGGCGTGCCCGCCGGGCCGTATGTACCGCCCGTTCGCGGGCGGCAGTAAGCCCTCTCAGCCGATCGGCGTCGTCGTGAAACGTCCACCGTGATGCCGGACTGCCTGGATCGGTCGCGCCACACACGTCATAAAGTTTTCGATTTTCAGGTCGGGCCACTTTTGGCAGTGTGTACGGCGCGTCACCATCCTGTGCGGACCGATGCGTGCGTTACGCAAATGGAGCCTACTTATGCCGCGCGACGGACGTATGTCTGAGATCCGCGACGTGTTGGCCGGATTTGCATCAAGCGTAGACGGCTTCCGCGCTATGCGTGTCTAGGCTACAGGAGTT is a genomic window of Tepidisphaeraceae bacterium containing:
- a CDS encoding DUF420 domain-containing protein; amino-acid sequence: MSNAPLSGSPLEITAFKSVGLGKAIVAIVVLSAAVFGFLVWLIYYRRAGGAVPDFVASLAGVNAIFNSISATFIVLGYVAIRKRQYQRHTAMMLGALASSALFFVCYVVYHAFHGETRFLTQGWVRPIYFFVLISHIVLSGISVPLILLSFYSSLAGRLQLHRRTSKFTLPIWLYVSVTGVAVYFMLKFLNTPTA